CGCGCCGGCGACGCCGGTCAAGACGGCACCATCGGGTCCGGAGGCCGCGTGACGTATCCGCTGCCACACAAGAACCGCGCCGGCTGGCTGGCCTTTGGCCTGACGCTGTTGCTCCTGCTGTGCGCCGGTGCGGCCAGCGCCGCCGAACCCCTGTTTGCGATGCCGGGCCTGCGGGTGCAGGCCGGCGGCGGCACGGCGGAGGTCTCGACGGCGCTGAAGGTGCTGCTCGGCCTGACGGTCCTGAGCCTGGCGCCGGCCATCCTGATGTCGATGACGGCGTTCATCCGCATCGTCATCGTGCTGTCGATGCTGCGCCATGCGCTGGGCATGCAGGAAACGCCGCCGAACACGGTCGTCATCAGCCTGGCGCTGTTCCTGACGTTGTTTACGATGTCGCCGGTGCTGCAGAAGATCAACGGCGAGGCACTGCAGCCTTACCTGGCGGGCAAGCTGGCGCCCGAAAAGGCGGCCACGGTGGGTGTGGCGCCGCTGCGCGAATTCATGGTGCGCCAGACCCGCGAACAGGACCTGGCGCTGATGGTGGAGCTGGCCAAGGCGGAGCGGCCCGCCAGCATGGACGACATCAGCCTGGTGCAGCTGATCCCGGCCTTCATGTTGTCCGAGCTGCGCGCCGCATTCCAGATCGGCTTCGTGATCTTCCTGCCGTTCCTGCTGGTCGACCTGATCGTCTCGAGCGCCCTGATGGCGCTGGGGATGATGATGGTGCCGCCGGCATCGATCTCGCTGCCGCTGAAGATCCTGATGTTTGTGCTGATGGACGGCTGGAACCTGGTCGTGCGGGCCCTGCTGGGAACGTTCTCCTGACCCGGCCGGACAACCATGAGTGCATTGGCCATGCTGCCCGACAGCGCGAACGCGAAGGCGGACGAGGCGACCGCCTTGTGGGCGGCGTTCGGCCATGGCCGCGACGAAAGCGTACGCCAGCAGCTGGTCAAGCACTACCTGGAGTTCGCGCGCATGCTCGCCGCGCGGCTGTACGCGCGGCGCACGTTTCGCGAACTGGAATTCGACGACTACCTGCAGTATGCCCGCCTGGGCCTGATGGAATCGGTCGACCGCTATGACGCGCGGCAGGGCGCGCGCTTCGAGACCTTTGCCGCGCTGCGCATCAATGGCGCGATCCTGACGGGCATCGCCTCGTATTCCGAGGTGCAGGAACAGGTGGCGGCAAGGCGCAAGGTGTTGTCCGACCGCCTGGATGGCAGCCTGCAGGCGGCGCCGCTGCGCGACGATCCGGCGGCGCTGTTCGCCCACCTGGCCGACCTGGCCGTCGGCCTGGCGCTCGGTTTTGCGCTGGAGGGCACGGGCATGGTGCGCGACGCCGATGCGGCTTACGTCGAGCAGGCGTACGACGGCGTCGAAGTGCGCCAACTGCGCGCGCGGCTGAAGGAGATGCTGGCCGGCCTGGGTGAACGGCAGCGCAAGGTGTTGAGCTGGCACTACCTGGAGCAGCGCGGCTTCGACGAGATCGCCACCCACCTGGGGATCGGCAAGAGCCGCGTGTCGCAACTGCACACGGAAGGGCTGGCGACACTGCGCCGGCAATGGCGCCTCAGGGATGTGGTGGACTGGAGTTTTTAGCTGTATCGTAACCGTAACTGTAACAATAACCTGGCCGCGTACGCGGCCGCTTTGGAACCGACTATGAAGACCGACACACTTGCGATGCTTGACCAGGCCGAATTGTTCCAGCTGGCGCTTTCCGTCAGCGGCGCCGGCGACAGCGGAACCGCGATCGCCTACCTGAAGGAAGCCGTCAGCCGCGCCGACGCCACCGCGGCGGCGCACTACCTGCTGGGTGCCGAGTACGCGCAGATCCGCCTGTACGATCGCGCAATGGACGAGATGGAAGCGGCCATCGCCCTCGATCCGGCGTTGTGGACCGCGCGCCTGCAACTGGCGCTGCTGTACCTGGGCGCCAACAAGGAAGACCGTGCCGGCGACGCATTGCGTCCGCTGGCGGAGATGGGCGACGACCCGGCGCTGCAGCAGTTCGCCAAGGGCCTGCTGGCGCTGATCGCCGAGGACATGGCGGGCGCGGTCAGCGCGCTGGCCGACGGCATCGAGCGCAACCAGGCCAATCCGGCACTGAACGGCGACATGCAGCGCATCATCGACGAGATCGGCCGCCGCCAGGAGGCGGCGCCGCCGGCCGCCGAGGACACTGATGGCAGCGACGGCAGCGAACATATCCTGCTGTCGGCCTACGCCGGCAACCAGCGGCACTGATCGACATGCCTGGCGTCGCGTCGGTCGGCCAGTTGGTCGCCGTGATCCAGTCGCAACTGGCCGCGCGCGGCCGTGCGGCGACAGGCAAGGCCACGCCGCGCAAGACGCGTGCTGGCGCTGGCCGCGAAGCCGGCGGCTTGAAGGCGCTGATCGAACTACGCGTGCGCCAGATCGGCGCGGACGATCCGGCACGAGGCCGCAAGGCGTTCCGGGTCTTCCTCGAATCGGTACTGCTGGCGGAACTGGGGGAGGAGCTCAATGCCGATCCCCGCTTCCACCAGCTGGTCGACGACGTGCAGCGCACGCTGGAAAGCGACGCGCGCTGCGCCCCGTTGGTGCAGGACGCCATTACCCATCTGCTGGCCGGCAAGCCGGCCGATCCCACAACAGGAAACTGAGCAATGCAGCAACAAGACACGCACCTGGCCGCCGCGGTGGCCCAGCTGGAGCGCAGCGAAACCTACCTGGCTGCCGATCCCGGCAACCCGCACCTGCTGGCGGCGGTGATCGACCAGGCCCTGGCCGCGCGCCAGCCGGAGCGGGCAGCCCGCCACGCCGAGGCGGCTGTCGCGCGTTATCCGGAAGACGACTTCCTGCGTGCACGCCTGGGCAATGCGCGCCTGGCGCAACAGCGCTGGAGCGACGCGGCCGACTTGTTCGATGCGCTGCTGGCGCGCCACGCCGACCCGGCCTTGGCTTATGGCGCCGCGTATGCCCGCTACCGCCAGGGCCTGTACCAGTCCGCCTACGACGTGCTGGCACCGTTCGCGCAGCGCGATGACCTGTTCGCCGCCGCGGCCACGCTGCTGATGCGCGTGCTGCACTTCCTGGGCGAGCCGGAGCAGGCGCTTGCGCTCGCAGCCGTGCACCGCCCGCGCTGCGGTACCGATGCCGAGTTTCTGGCGGTGGCCAGCCTGGCGGCGCTGGACAGCGGCGACCTGGCGGCGGCGGTCGAGCTGTCGGATGCGGCGCTGGCGGGCGGCCAGCGGCCGGCCGAAGCGTTGGTGACGGCCGGCTCGCTGGCCCTGGGCAACCTGGACGAGGCAAGTGCCGAGCGCCTGCTCAACGAAGTACTGGCCAGCCGTCCCGAAGAGGGCCGGGCCTGGTCGGCGCTCGGGATGGCGACGCTGCTGCGGCGCGACCTGCCGGCGGCGCGGCACCAGCTGGAGACGGCGGTGCGCTTCATGCCCGGCCATATCGGCTCGTGGCACAGCCTGGGCTGGTGCTGCCTGTTCGCCGGCGACCAGGCCGGTGCGCGCGACGCGTTCGCGACGGCGCTCGACCTCGACCGCAACTTCGGCGAAAGCCACGGCGGCATGGCGGTCGTGCAAGCCCTGGCGGGCCAGCGCGACGAGGCGCAGAAAAGCATCGAGAGGGCCCTCGGCCTGGATGCCCAGAGCCTGTCGGCACGTTACGCGCAGATGGTGCTGGGCGGCCAGACGGAAGACCCGCAACGCTTCCGCCAGCTGGCGCTGCGCATCATGCAGTCGCGCCAGGGCGCGTTCGGCCAGAACCTTGCCGAGATGGCGCAGGCCTATGAAAAACGCTGAGATACCAAACGGCGGCAGGGAGCGCGGCGATGGGATCTGACGCCGCCCTGCACATGCTGGCGGACCTGCTGTGGAACGCGCTGATCATCTCGGCGCCGCTGCTGGCGGTCACCCTGGCGGTCGGCCTCCTGATCAGCGTGATCCAGGTGGTCACGCAGGTCCAGGAGCAGTCGCTGACGTTCATCCCGAAGCTGATCGCGGCGGTGGTGGTGCTCGTCGTCTGCGGCCCGTGGATGCTGAAGCGCCTGATCGGCTTTTCCGCCAACCTGATCGCCAATATCCCGGCCTACTTCTGACGTTCGCATGCTGATCGATTTCGACCCGGCGTGGGCGCTGGGCATCTTCTATGTCGTGATACGCCTCGGGGTCGTGTTGCTGCTCTCGCCCATCCTGGCCGGGCTGGGCGGGCTGGTGACGGTGCGGGTGCTGCTGACGTTCGCGCTGGCGGCGCTGCTGGTGCCGGGGCTCGGCCCCAAGCTGCCGGCGGGCGCCCTCGAACTGGGCCCCGTGTTCAGCGGCGCCTGCAACGAGCTGGTGGTGGGCGCCACGCTGGCGTTCGGCGTCTTCGCCGCGTTCGGCGCGTTCTCGCTGGCGGGCAAGATCCTGGACGTGCAGAGCGGTTTCGGCATCGGTACCGTGTACGACCCCGTCACCCGCGCCGGCGCGCCGCTGTTCGCCACGATGCTCAATATGGTGGGCGCCGTGATGTTTTTTGCAATGGACGGGCATCACGCTTTCATGCGTGGCCTGGCGTTTTCGCTGGAGCAGGTCCCTCCGGGCACGGGCTTTGGCGCGATGCCGGTCGATGCCGTCGTGCGCCAGTTCGGCCTCATGTTTTCGCTCGGCGTGTCGTTGATCATACCGGTGCTGCTGATGTTGTTGCTGACGGAGACGGCGCTGGCGTTCGTGTCGCGGGTGCTGCCGCAGATGAACGTGTTCGTGGTCGGCGTGCCCGTCAAGATCGTCGTGGGTACGGCGGTGCTGGCACTGACGGTGCCGACGCTGGGACCGGCGATGGGACGGGTGTACGGCTCGATTTTTGAATTCTGGCAGAAGGTACTGATGTAATGGCGGAGCAGGATTCGGACCGGTCGGAACAGGCCACTCCGCACAAGCTGGAGGAAGCGCGCAAGCAGGGCTCGGTGGCGCGCAGCATGGACATCACGTCGCTGGCCATCCTGGCCGCGCTGGTGCTGGTGATGAAGGCCAACGCCTGGGACGCACTGCGCCTGACGGTCCAGCTGCAGCACCGTATCCTCGGCAAGATCGGGCATGGCGACTGGACGATCGCCAGCGTGGCGGGCTGGATGGGCGACCTGCTGGTGGCGCTGCTGACGATCCTCGCGCCGCTGCTGCTGGCGCTGGTGGTGGTGGCGGTGCTGATCAACCTGGCGCAGACGGGGCCGATCTTCAGTTTTCACCCGGTCAAGCCGGACTTCAACCGGCTCAATCCCGCAACCGGTTTCAAGCGCATCTTCTCGATGCGCACCTTGTTCGAGGCTTTCAAAAGCTGCATCAAGCTGGCGATCCTGACGGCCGTCGTCTACTTCGCGCTGCGCGACCTGGTCCCCGGCCTGGTTGGCCTGCCGGGCACGGATGCGAAGGCCTACCTGCGCATCCTGGTCGGGCTGTGCGCCGCGCTGCTGGTCAAGCTGCTGTTCACGCACCTGGTGATCGCGCTGCTGGACCTGGGCTTCGTGCGCTGGGAATTCGCCAAGCGCATGCGCATGAGCAAACGCGACGTCAAGGACGAGCACAAGAACCGCGAAGGCGATCCGCGCATCCGTTCGCGCATCCGCGAGCTGCGCCAGGAGATGCTCAAGCGCAGCAAGGCGGCCAGCAAGGTGCAGGACGCCGACGTGTTGATCACCAATCCGACGCACCTGGCCGTGGCGCTCAGCTACCGCCACGGCACGTCGGGTGCCCCGCAGGTGGTGGCCAAGGGGGCCGGCGACCTGGCGCGCAAGATGCGTGAAGTCGCGGCGCGCCACCAGATTCCCGTCGTGCAGAACCGGCCGCTGGCCCGCACGCTGTTCCGCGAGGTCGATTTCGACGGCTATGTGCCCGAGAAGCTGTATCCGCAGATCGCCAAGATCATGGTCTGGGTGTACGCCATGCGCGACGCCCAGCGCAATCAGAAGAGGTAACAATGAACGCTTTACGCCGCGTCTTCGCACGCAATACGGACCTGGTGCTGGTACTGCTGGTGGTCGGCATCCTGACGGTGCTGTTCGTGCCGATTCCGTCCGGCCTGCTGGACTTCCTAATCCTGGCCAACGTCAGCCTGGCGATGTTGATCCTGCTGCTGACGTTCTACATCGCGCGGCCGGTGGAGTTTTCCACGTTCCCGTCGCTGCTGCTGATCGCCACGCTGTTCCGGCTGTCGCTGAACGTGGCGACGACGCGCCTGATCCTGTCGGACGCCGACGCGGGGCGCGTGATCGCGGCGATCGGCTCCTACGTCGTCGGCGGCAATTACGTGATCGGCCTGATCGTGTTCCTGATCCTCGTCGTGGTGCAGTACGTCGTCGTGACGAACGGTGCACAGCGCGTCTCGGAAGTGGCGGCGCGCTTCACGCTGGACAGCATGCCGGGCCAGCAGATGAGCATCGACGCGGACCTGAACATGGGCTTCATCGACCAGGAAGAGGCGAAGCGCCGCCGCAAGCTGCTGGAAAAGGAAAGCGGTTTCTATGGCGCGATGGACGGTGCCAGCAAATTCGTCAAGGGTGACGCAATCGCCGGCATCCTGATCCTCCTGATCAACATCATCGGTGGCCTGATCATCGGTGTCATGCAGATGGGGATGCCGTGGAACGAAGCGCTGCACACGTTCACCTTGCTGACGGTGGGCGACGGCATCGTCACCCAGGTGCCGGCGCTGGTGATCGCGGTGGGCACCGGTATCATCGTCACCCGTTCCGCCTCCGACGGAGAACTGAGCAACGAAGTGCTGAAGCAGCTGACGGCATTCCCGAAGACGCTGTTCATCGTCACGGGCGCCCTGTCCGTGCTGCTGTTCCTGCCGGGGATCCCCGCACTGCCGGTGCTGACGCTGATCTGCGTGCTGCTGGGCGCCGGCATCCTCATCCTGCGCAAGGCGAAGCAGGGCGGTACGGGCGACAAGGAAGAAGAAGCGGCCGACAGCGAAGCGGCCAAAGGCGAGGAAGACGCCTACGAGATGCTGAAGGTCGAGCCGATCGAAGTCCACGTGGGCACGAGCCTGGCGCCGCTGGTGAAGGGCGAGCAGACCGTCTTCACGGACCGCATCGCCGCGATCCGCAAGCAGTACGCGCTGGAGTCGGGCATGGTGCTGCCGCGCGTGCGCTTCCGCGACGCGCCGCAGCTGGCGGCCAGCGGCTACGAGCTGCAGATCTTCGGCGTGCCCGCCGGCCGCGGCGAGATCCTGACGGACCGCACGCTGGCGATCCGCGCCAGCAAGGACGCGCGCCTCCTGAAGGGCATCGAGACGCGCGAACCGACCTACGGCCTGCCGGCCGTGTGGGTCGAGGACAGCGAACGCGAAGTGGCGCGCGCCGCGCGCTACACGCTGGTCGACCCGGCCACCGTCTTCATCACGCACATCAGCGAAGTACTGAAGCAGCAGGCCGCCAGCCTGCTGACGCGCACCGAAACCGACCGCCTGCTGCAGCGCGTACGCCAGCAGCAGCCCGGCCTGGTGGAGGAGCTGATCCCGACGATCCTGTCGATCAGCGACGTGCAGAAGGTGCTGCAAAACCTGCTGCGCGAAAAAGTCTCGATCCGCAACCTGGAGGTGATCCTGGAAACGCTGGTGGACATGGGCCGCACCAGCAAGGACCTGGGCTACCTGACGGAACTGGTACGCCAGAAGCTGGGCGCCGCCATCTGCCAATCGCTGCTGGGGGAGGGCAGCGCACTGAATGTGCTGACCTTGGACCCGGCCATCGAGCAGACGCTGATGCAAGGCCTGCGTGACGCCGAGGCGGGCGGCAACCTGGTCGTCGAACCGAAGTACGCCGAACAGCTGCTGTCACGCCTGGCGGCGCAGTCGGAGCGGATGATGAAGGGGAATATGCTGCCTGTTCTGCTGTGCTCGCCCGACTTGCGGCGTCACTTGCGCAGCCTTTCGGAGCGGGTTGTGCCGCATATGCGGATTCTTTCTATGGCCGAGATTCCTAATTCGGTTAGTTTGAAGGCTTTTGGGACGGTTGGGGTGTCGCACTCCGCCTGAATAGTTGTTTCAATTGCTCCCAACCACGTTAGATAGCTCTTGCAAAAAGCTGCTAGGTCGGAGCCTAGAGTACACTGCGAAAAACAGCGGATTTTGCCCATAGATGGCAAAGGATGAGCACGCCACTACGCCGAAGCCAACACGTTCGGACTTGTCAGAACTCTGAGGGCGGGGCCAGAATTTCGTAGTCGCGTATCGCGTTCGTCAAGCGTTCGCCAAACATGATGGCGAACTGATTGGCGGCGAGCTTCAAAGTGCGCGCCGTACGGTCGGGCATTTGGTGCCCCATGGACCGACAGCAAAGCGTCAAGCACCGCTTCGGCCGCCTCGGCATTGAATACCTGTTAAACGGGCTTAAGCTCCGCTGCAAGCCAATTGCGGCCCTTGCAGCTGGACAGCGTTGTCGAGTTGCGGATCAGATGCACAATGCACCTCTGGATCCGCGTTTGCAAGCAGACGGCCTCGATGGCCTCGGGGAAATCGCGTAAGCCATCGACGACGGCGATGAGGATGTCGTCCAGTCCACGATTTTTCAATTCGTTGAAATCTTCAGCCAGAACTTGGCGCCCTCCGTCTGCTCGATTCATAGACCTAGCACTTCCTTGCCGCCATCGGCACGAATGCCCAGCGAAGGTACATCGCTTTGCCATTTACCGTGTCCTCGTCACGAATCTTCCCGCGCAAGGCATCGAAATATGCGATTAAGTCCATCGCTTCCAGTGGCAGTTGTGGCCACTGCACGACCTCGTCAAGCAGCTCGTCGGTGATGATGGAGATCAGGGCGGGCCACACGTCGGTACCATACAACTCGAGCAGTGCGGCCGGATCTCGCGCAGGCTCGTATCGCACGCCTACATTCTGATAACTTGGTCGTCAAGACCTGGCGTGCGCCGCTGATGCTTGGCAACCAGCTTGGGCTCGAAACTGGTTTGGCGACCTCCGCCGTCACTTTTTTACATGTCGACGTCCATGCTCTACCGCGGGGAGCCATGCCAAATTTTTTCGAACTCTTCTCTGCTGATCTTGTCCGCGCTGAACCCCCTAATGCATCCGAGCATTATTCGCGAGCTCTTCCGAATATATACGCCTATCATCAAACCCGAGATTAAAAAATAGTCAATCCTAATGATTGTTTCATCAGGATCCAGCCTTTTCACCTCTTCGTAGATTTGTGTGATTCTCTCCGTAACATATGCAACATGGTCACTGGGTTGCCCTGTGGTATGCACTCGAAAGAATCCCTCTGTCATTCGTAAATAGGCGGAGGCAGATATTTCAGTCATCGAATATTTTTCAATAACTGAGTTGCTAATATTAATGATTTCCTCCGGTGGTGATGCAGGGATTTCATAATCAAAAGGCGTAAATAGTTCAATCACGGTCTTATCTCTTAGTAGATGTCATCATGCCCATATACGGGTCGTAAGTTGTTGTGAATCCTAGCTTGTCCATGGCTTTGGACCAAGGGGTTGCACTAATATCCCCCGTTCGGGACATTACAGCGGCGTTGTCAAAGCCAGCGGCTCCCTCGAACATGTTTGCCTGATGGCGGGCTTGTACGTCAGAGAAAAGCCGGGTGCTCAAGCCTTGCCCGCGGAAACCCGCACTGATTTCATACATATTCACAGAGACAATTCGCGAGTGACCGCTCTCTTCATATGCATATTTCATCGACCCTACCGTTGTCGTCGCACCATTTACTTTACCTGTCATTACTGCATTCGACAACCTTCCAGCACCTGAAGAAGTATATTCGATTGCGATATCGGAAATGCTAGGCGTTGCCCTCGTATCTGCAATTGCCACACTGCGTACGCCGAATTGTTGAGCGAGCGAACGAGGGCCGATATAGATCGGCTGGGCTCCCGAGCCTATAGCCACGGAGCCAAATACGCCGGATGCCGCAACACCGATATTGTTGACAACATCGTTGGGCGCACCAAGCAACTGCGCCCCAGCCGCGTAGCCTGTCAGCGGTCCTCCCGCAGCCAGTGCCACATTAGTCGCAACTCGCGCATTGTTTGCAGCACGTCGCGCTTCGGCAGCAGAATCAATCGGAACAAGCGTTTGTCCGGTAGGATTTCGGCTGTATTCCCTACTCAAGTTTCGTACGGTGTAGAGAGAGAGATCCGCTCCCCATCGCTGCGAAATCTCGTTGGTAGAGCCACTTGGCCGCACAAACGTGTCGTTAATAAAGCCGAGAACACCCTTCCCAGCGTCCAGAAGCGCTTGGCCAGCCGTGGACAGCGCATTTCCAGCCGGCGTCAATACCTCCCTGTCAAATTGCCATGGCCGCTCTCCTACCACGTCGACTTGAGGGATGCCATCGACGATTCGCGAAGCGCCGATCAGCGATGCCTCGTCATAATCCGCCATTGCTCCAGTGCCAGGGGCAGAGGACGTCCAGGCAAAACGTGGCGCTGTTTTCAGGTATTCGCCCAGCTCATCCTGAGGTACTCTGATTTTTTCGGACACTCTTGTTTGGTAAAGTTCGCCAACAGGAGCCTTTATGAAGACATTGAAGAAGACGTACACCCCCGAACTCAAGGAAGAAGCTGTCAAGCTGGTACTGGCGCAGGGCCTGTCCATTGAGCAGGCGGCGGCACGTGTCAGCATTCCAAAAGGGACGCTGGCCAATTGGGTAGCAGCAGCCAAACGCGGGCCGGCTGCAACAACAGCACCTGGAAGCCGCTCCGTGGCCGAGCTGGAGGCGGAGAACGCACAGCTGCGCAAGCAGCTGGCGCAAGCAGAAATGGAGCGGGATATCGTAAAAAAAGCGGCGGCGTACTTTGCGCGCGAGTCGCTGCCAAGTACGCGTGGATAAAGACGATGCGACTCAATTTCCCTGACTATCCTGTGAAGCTGATGTGCCAAGTATTGGACGTCTCGCGCAGCGGCTACTACGACTGGCTGCGGGCGAAGCCGTCGACACGCAAGCAGGACGACGAGCGGCTGAAAGTATTGATTTCGGCAGTGCATCGGCAGACCCGCGAGACTTACGGAGTGCCACGGATAAAGCGAGAGCTCGCTGCGCAGGGACACGAGGTCGGCCGCGATCGGGTTCGACGATTGCGCCAGGAGCTCAATCTGCGCTGCAAACAGCGGCGCAAGTTCATCGCAACGACGAATTCGAATCACAACTTGCCCGTTGCTGAAAACCTGCTGGAACAGCGGTTCGCACCGCGCCGGCCTGACGAAGTATGGGTGACGGATATCACCTATATTCCGACTGCCGAAGGCTGGCTGTACCTGGCCGGCGTGAAGGACGTCTTTACCTGCGAGATCGTCGGCTACGCGATGGGCGAACGCATGACGCAAGATCTGACGACGCAGGCGCTGTGGCGCGCTGTGAGCTACAAACGGCCGGCACCAGGGCTGATCCATCATTCAGATCGTGGAAGCCAATACTGCGCCCATGCCTACCAGGAGCTGGTGGCGCAGTTCGGCATGCGCGCCTCGATGTCGCGCCGCGGGAACTGCTATGACAACGCGCCAATGGAGAGCTTCTGGGGCACGCTGAAGAACGAGCTTGTCCATCATCGCCGCTATGCCACCCGTGCTGAGGCAAAGGCCTCGATTCAGGAATACATCGAAATTTTCTACAACCGACAGCGGCGCCATTCCCGCATCGGCTTTGTATAGTGGATCCACGATTTGAGACGGTGGTTTAAGCTGTTGTCCGCGAAAGGATGACAGACTATGAGTGAAGGTAAAAAACGCAGGGTGCACAGCGCCGACTTCAAGAGCAAGGTGGGCTTAGAGGCAGTGCGCGGAGTGAAGACGGTGACGGAAATCGCACAGGAATTCGGCGTGCATCCCGTGCTGGTCGGGCAGTGGAAAAAGGAGATTCTGGAGAACGCTGGGGCGCTGTTCGATACCAAGCGTGGCCCGAAGCCGGTCGATGAAACGAGCCCGGAGGATAAGCTGTACAGCGAGATCGGCCGGCTCAAGATGGAAGTGGATTGGCTTAAAAAAAAGCTGGGGGAATGAGCCGCGAAGAGCGCCTGGGCTGGATCGAACCGGAGCACGCCGAGATGCCGATAACGCGCCAGTGCGAACTTGCCGATGTACCACGCGCGACGGTATACCGGCGGCTGGAAGCGGCATCGCGACAGCGGTGCGAGGACGAAAAAGATCTGAAGCTGCGCGCGCTGATCGACGAGGAATATACCAGCAGACCGTTCTACGGCAGCCGGCGCATGGTAGTGTTTCTGCGTGAGCGCGGCCATGTGGTGAACCGCAAGCGTGTGCAG
This is a stretch of genomic DNA from Pseudoduganella chitinolytica. It encodes these proteins:
- a CDS encoding tetratricopeptide repeat protein, with the protein product MQQQDTHLAAAVAQLERSETYLAADPGNPHLLAAVIDQALAARQPERAARHAEAAVARYPEDDFLRARLGNARLAQQRWSDAADLFDALLARHADPALAYGAAYARYRQGLYQSAYDVLAPFAQRDDLFAAAATLLMRVLHFLGEPEQALALAAVHRPRCGTDAEFLAVASLAALDSGDLAAAVELSDAALAGGQRPAEALVTAGSLALGNLDEASAERLLNEVLASRPEEGRAWSALGMATLLRRDLPAARHQLETAVRFMPGHIGSWHSLGWCCLFAGDQAGARDAFATALDLDRNFGESHGGMAVVQALAGQRDEAQKSIERALGLDAQSLSARYAQMVLGGQTEDPQRFRQLALRIMQSRQGAFGQNLAEMAQAYEKR
- the flhA gene encoding flagellar biosynthesis protein FlhA yields the protein MNALRRVFARNTDLVLVLLVVGILTVLFVPIPSGLLDFLILANVSLAMLILLLTFYIARPVEFSTFPSLLLIATLFRLSLNVATTRLILSDADAGRVIAAIGSYVVGGNYVIGLIVFLILVVVQYVVVTNGAQRVSEVAARFTLDSMPGQQMSIDADLNMGFIDQEEAKRRRKLLEKESGFYGAMDGASKFVKGDAIAGILILLINIIGGLIIGVMQMGMPWNEALHTFTLLTVGDGIVTQVPALVIAVGTGIIVTRSASDGELSNEVLKQLTAFPKTLFIVTGALSVLLFLPGIPALPVLTLICVLLGAGILILRKAKQGGTGDKEEEAADSEAAKGEEDAYEMLKVEPIEVHVGTSLAPLVKGEQTVFTDRIAAIRKQYALESGMVLPRVRFRDAPQLAASGYELQIFGVPAGRGEILTDRTLAIRASKDARLLKGIETREPTYGLPAVWVEDSEREVARAARYTLVDPATVFITHISEVLKQQAASLLTRTETDRLLQRVRQQQPGLVEELIPTILSISDVQKVLQNLLREKVSIRNLEVILETLVDMGRTSKDLGYLTELVRQKLGAAICQSLLGEGSALNVLTLDPAIEQTLMQGLRDAEAGGNLVVEPKYAEQLLSRLAAQSERMMKGNMLPVLLCSPDLRRHLRSLSERVVPHMRILSMAEIPNSVSLKAFGTVGVSHSA
- a CDS encoding IS3 family transposase (programmed frameshift); the protein is MKTLKKTYTPELKEEAVKLVLAQGLSIEQAAARVSIPKGTLANWVAAAKRGPAATTAPGSRSVAELEAENAQLRKQLAQAEMERDIGKKSGGVLCARVAAKYAWIKTMRLNFPDYPVKLMCQVLDVSRSGYYDWLRAKPSTRKQDDERLKVLISAVHRQTRETYGVPRIKRELAAQGHEVGRDRVRRLRQELNLRCKQRRKFIATTNSNHNLPVAENLLEQRFAPRRPDEVWVTDITYIPTAEGWLYLAGVKDVFTCEIVGYAMGERMTQDLTTQALWRAVSYKRPAPGLIHHSDRGSQYCAHAYQELVAQFGMRASMSRRGNCYDNAPMESFWGTLKNELVHHRRYATRAEAKASIQEYIEIFYNRQRRHSRIGFV
- a CDS encoding sigma-70 family RNA polymerase sigma factor; amino-acid sequence: MSALAMLPDSANAKADEATALWAAFGHGRDESVRQQLVKHYLEFARMLAARLYARRTFRELEFDDYLQYARLGLMESVDRYDARQGARFETFAALRINGAILTGIASYSEVQEQVAARRKVLSDRLDGSLQAAPLRDDPAALFAHLADLAVGLALGFALEGTGMVRDADAAYVEQAYDGVEVRQLRARLKEMLAGLGERQRKVLSWHYLEQRGFDEIATHLGIGKSRVSQLHTEGLATLRRQWRLRDVVDWSF
- the flhB gene encoding flagellar biosynthesis protein FlhB; this encodes MAEQDSDRSEQATPHKLEEARKQGSVARSMDITSLAILAALVLVMKANAWDALRLTVQLQHRILGKIGHGDWTIASVAGWMGDLLVALLTILAPLLLALVVVAVLINLAQTGPIFSFHPVKPDFNRLNPATGFKRIFSMRTLFEAFKSCIKLAILTAVVYFALRDLVPGLVGLPGTDAKAYLRILVGLCAALLVKLLFTHLVIALLDLGFVRWEFAKRMRMSKRDVKDEHKNREGDPRIRSRIRELRQEMLKRSKAASKVQDADVLITNPTHLAVALSYRHGTSGAPQVVAKGAGDLARKMREVAARHQIPVVQNRPLARTLFREVDFDGYVPEKLYPQIAKIMVWVYAMRDAQRNQKR
- a CDS encoding tetratricopeptide repeat protein, with translation MKTDTLAMLDQAELFQLALSVSGAGDSGTAIAYLKEAVSRADATAAAHYLLGAEYAQIRLYDRAMDEMEAAIALDPALWTARLQLALLYLGANKEDRAGDALRPLAEMGDDPALQQFAKGLLALIAEDMAGAVSALADGIERNQANPALNGDMQRIIDEIGRRQEAAPPAAEDTDGSDGSEHILLSAYAGNQRH
- a CDS encoding flagellar biosynthetic protein FliR — its product is MLIDFDPAWALGIFYVVIRLGVVLLLSPILAGLGGLVTVRVLLTFALAALLVPGLGPKLPAGALELGPVFSGACNELVVGATLAFGVFAAFGAFSLAGKILDVQSGFGIGTVYDPVTRAGAPLFATMLNMVGAVMFFAMDGHHAFMRGLAFSLEQVPPGTGFGAMPVDAVVRQFGLMFSLGVSLIIPVLLMLLLTETALAFVSRVLPQMNVFVVGVPVKIVVGTAVLALTVPTLGPAMGRVYGSIFEFWQKVLM
- the fliP gene encoding flagellar type III secretion system pore protein FliP (The bacterial flagellar biogenesis protein FliP forms a type III secretion system (T3SS)-type pore required for flagellar assembly.); its protein translation is MTYPLPHKNRAGWLAFGLTLLLLLCAGAASAAEPLFAMPGLRVQAGGGTAEVSTALKVLLGLTVLSLAPAILMSMTAFIRIVIVLSMLRHALGMQETPPNTVVISLALFLTLFTMSPVLQKINGEALQPYLAGKLAPEKAATVGVAPLREFMVRQTREQDLALMVELAKAERPASMDDISLVQLIPAFMLSELRAAFQIGFVIFLPFLLVDLIVSSALMALGMMMVPPASISLPLKILMFVLMDGWNLVVRALLGTFS
- the fliQ gene encoding flagellar biosynthesis protein FliQ, which codes for MGSDAALHMLADLLWNALIISAPLLAVTLAVGLLISVIQVVTQVQEQSLTFIPKLIAAVVVLVVCGPWMLKRLIGFSANLIANIPAYF